GCAAACGTATTAGAAAAAAATTCGCCACTAAAGGTGAAGCCCTAGCTTTCGAACAGTACACAATACAAAACCCGTGGCAGGAAGAGAAAGAAGACAGGCGCACTTTAAAAGAACTTATTGACGCTTGGTATAGCGCTCATGGTATCACGCTTAAAGACGGCCTTAAGCGTCAACTGGCAATGCATCATGCTTTCGAATGCATGGGCGAACCACTAGCCAGAGATTTCGATGCGCAGATGTTTTCTCGCTACAGAGAGAAAAGACTCAAAGGGGAATATGCCCGTTCTAATCGAGTTAAAGAAGTTTCACCCCGCACGCTTAACCTTGAACTGGCTTACTTTCGCGCAGTATTCAATGAGCTGAATCGCCTTGGTGAATGGAAAGGGGAAAACCCCTTAAAAAATATGCGCCCTTTCCGTACTGAAGAAATGGAAATGGCATGGCTTACCCACGAACAGATTACGTTACTTCTAGCTGAATGCAAACGCCATGATCACATGGACTTGGAAGCTGTTGTCAGAATATGCCTTACCACAGGTGCGAGATGGTCAGAGGCGGAAGGACTGCGTAAAAGCCAGCTCGCAAAATACAAAATTACCTATACGAATACAAAAGGCAGAAAAAACAGAACGATACCCATCAGCAAAGAGCTTTATGATTCTCTTCCAAATGATAAAAAAGGTAGGCTCTTTACCGATTGTTATGGCGCATTCCGTTCTGCCTTAGAAAGAACCGATATCGAATTACCCGCAGGCCAATTGACCCATGTTCTAAGGCATACTTTTGCCAGTCACTTTATGATGAACGGTGGAAACATACTCGTGTTACAACGTGTACTCGGCCACACTGACATAAAAATGACAATGCGATATGCACACTTTGCACCCGACCATTTAGAGGATGCAGTCAGGTTAAATCCACTGGCGACAAGTGGCGATAGAGTGGCGGTAGAGATGGCATATATTGGCAATTAAATTGCAAACAATGGCAATGTATGTCAATGATAAATAAAGTAACTTATTGATTCTTGGTTATCCTTATAGGTTCTCATAATCGCTTGGTCGCTGGTTCAAGTCCAGCAGGGGCCACCAGAATTATCAAGGGGTTGCATCAAAAGTGCGACCCCTTATTTTTTTCTAGGATACCTTCTGCTTCCCTAATCGCCACTTGAATCCTCCTAATGCCGGATTCAAGCATGAACCTGATTAATAACCAAAGTTATCATTAATAAGCTCTTTATCACCCATATTACAAAATGTATATTCAGGCGATAAATAACTGCGGAAATTAATATTACCCGCCTAATTTCAAATCAGCAGAATAAATGGCTTTCGTCTTGCGAGCTGCAATTTGCAGTTTATAAGGTATAGCAGTATTGTAAGAATTTATTTAAACTATTTTGCGTAACATCACTATCTTACAATCTATCTCGTTTCATCTAATAAGAGAAAAATAATGAAAACTTCACATAAGCTATTAATCAGTCTGGCTTGCGTTGTCACGCTCGCGGGTTGTGCCCGTAACGTCCCCATATTAACTCCCCAAACCACTATCATGACCCAAAACTCCCTACCTTCCGTGAAAAAAGCGATTTTGGAAGCGGGTAAGAAACGCAAATGGATAATGGCAGAAGTCTCTCCCGGCGTTATTGATGGCTTCCTGAAAAATCGGGAACATGACGTCAAAATACGTATCAACTATACCGCCAAGACCTACTCTATCAATTATGTCAACAGCCATAACCTAAGAGAAAATAACGGAAAAATTCACCGCAACTATAACCGTTGGGTCAATAACTTGGATAGAGATATTCAATTAAATTTGGCCCTGCTGGCTAATCAATAAACATCCATGTTAAAGCCTATCCCGATAAATAAAACATCCTGACGTGGCGGGATAGGCTTTAGTTTGTCAATATACTTTCTGGCTATATGCTACCTATCGGATATATGGATATATGACCTCACCCTATAATTATGACAAAGATGAACTCAGTGCACTTGAGGCGATTACAGAAGCCCAACGCATTGCTTTCGCCCCTATGCTATTTCAAACTGCACTTGGACTGCGCGATTGCGGGATTTTATCTTTCTTGGATAAAAACCCTAAAAATGGGGCAACTAAAGATGAGATTTGCAGAAATTCCGCGTTAGACAGCTACGGTGTAGGTATTTTGCTGGATATGGGATTAAGTGGCAGAATTATTATTAAACAAGATGACCATTATTTCATCAGCAAGATTGGGCATTATTTACTACATGACAAGATGACCCGCGTCAATATGGATTTCACTCAAGACGTTTGTTATCAAGGGCTATTTTACCTGAAAGAATCTCTTCTGAAAAATAAGCCTGCCGGATTAAAAGTGTTCGGTGAATGGCCAACGATTTATCCTGCCCTAAGTCAATTACCCGAACCTGCAAAAACAAGTTGGTTTTCATTTGATCATTTTTATTCTGATGTCGCCTTTAGTGCAGCGTTGAAAACGGTTTTTTCCATGAATCCTAAGGTGATTTATGATGTCGGTGGCAATACAGGAAAATGGGCATTGCGCTGCTGCCAATATGACAGTAAAGTCAGCGTCACTATTCTGGATTTACCCCAGCAAATAAAATTGGCTGAAGAAAATATACGCAGCCAAGGTATGGCTGATCGTATTTTTGGCTATCCTGTTGATATGCTGTCGGATAACAACTTACCCACAGAAGCAGATATCTGGTGGATGAGCCAATTCTTGGATTGTTTTTCCGAAGATCAAATTATAGGCATTTTACGCAAGATCTCCGCAGCGATGAAACCTGATGCACGAATTTGCATCATGGAACTGTTTTGGGATTGCCAGCCTTTTGAAGCAGCAGCTTATAGCCTCAATGCGACCTCGCTTTATTTTACTTGTATGGCAAATGGTAATAGTCGTTTTTACAGCATTGATGATTTTACCCAATTCCTTAATAAAGCCGGGTTGGTAATAGAAAACCAAATTGATCAGTTAGGGCTGGGTCATACATTACTGATCTGCAAGAAGCAGTAACGAACGGTATTTCATGAAATTGACATTGGATATTACAGACTGGCAAGCCATCGCCCCGGGGCTTTCTCTTACTGAGGAGTGGAAAGCATGGTCTGCGACATTACCCGCCGCTATTGATAAATCACGGCCATTAGAAAAGTGTACCCAATTACCGATGATGACAGCCCGCCGCTTAAGCTCCGGCAGTCGTCTTGCCGTGGACTGTGGCTTAAGCCTCCTGCGTCGCCATCAAGTCGATGCCATTGTCTATACCAGTCGTCATGGCGAGTTGGAGCGCAATTACCAGATATTGCAAAACTTGGCGCAACAAGAGAGTATTTCGCCAACCAATTTTGCCATGTCAGTTCATAATTCCTCTGTCGGAAATTTAACCATTGTCGCTAAAGCACCCTTGGTTTCCTCTTCCGTTTCGGCAGGTATTGACAGTTTTCAGCAAGGGTTGTTTGAAGCCTTAACATTGATCCATGCGGGTCATCGTAAGGTCTTATTCGTCGATTTTGAGGGTGAGATCCCCGGCTTTTATCACAATGTCATCGATGCCAAGACCCCAACCTATCCATTTGCGGTCGCTCTGCTGCTGGAACAAGGCGCTGGTTTGAGCTGTACCAAGCAGTCTTCCATGGAAACAGAACCCAGCCTTCCTCAAAGCCTCCAGTTTCTTCATGGCTGGTTACGAGGTGAACAACATTTCGTTGTCTCAGGGGATCATTGTCAGTGGAATTGGAGCCGATAAGATGATGAAAAGGATTTCAGCCAATATTACTGGGCGCATTAACTGGTTCTGGCGTCTGCTCATGACCGGATTTTGTTTTGCCCTGTTTGGTATAGGTGGGTTACTACTCTCCCTGATTTGGTTTAATTTATTGCTGATTTTTCAACGCAATGAAGACAAGCGTTGCCATCTTGCACGTCATAGCATTTCATTCAGTTTTCGTCTGTTCCTTTTTCTGACCCGAAAATTAGGTGTACTGGATTACCATTTCAGGGGATTGGATAAACTCCGTGTGGATAAAGGTTGTTTGATTGTTGCTAATCACCCAACCTTGCTGGATTACGTTATTCTGGCCTCGAAACTGCCCGATGTGGATTGCATCGTAAAAGCAGCATTGCTGCGTAACCCTTTTGTCAGCGGCGCAATCCGTTCAGCACGTTACCTGATCAACCGTGATGCAGAAACTTTGCTCCCTGTCTGCCGCGATCGACTGGTTTCCGGTCACAATATCCTGATTTTTCCAGAAGGCACGCGCACAACGCCCGGCCATCCCATTTCACTTCAACGAGGTGCCGCCAATATCGCCGTGCGATGTGAGTGCGATTTACGGATCATCCATATTACTTGCAGCCAAAAGATGCTGGATAAAAAAAGCAAGTGGTATCAAATCCCACCGAAAAAACCCGTTTATACGATTACTATTGGTGATCAACTCACCAATGCAGATTTTGCGGTTGATACAGAAAACGGGCACGCCGTCGCTGCCCGCCAACTCAATCGCCAGCTTACTCAATTACTAACACCGTCAAACTAATAGATATCGGATACGATGATGCAAGAGTTATATATTGAAATAAAACGATTGATTATAGACACCCTGAATCTGGAAGATCTTACCCCTGCGGAGATTGAGACCGATGCCCCCCTGTTTGGTGACGGCTTAGGCTTAGATTCAATCGATGCTCTGGAGCTGGGGCTGGCAGTAAAAAATTGCTATGGCATCGTACTCTCCTCTGAAAGCGAAGAGATGCGTCAACACTTCACTTCTGTCGCTACACTGGCCGCTTACATCCAATCACAGAAAGCATAAGAGCAGGTGCCATCATGGAAAAACAAAAGATTTTTCAGGAAGTTTCTCAGTTATTGGTTCAGTTATTTGAACTGTCTGCCGAAGATATTACGCCTGAATCACGACTCTATGAAGATCTGGAACTCGACAGTATTGATGCCGTTGATATGGTTGTCCACTTACAGAAGAAAACCGGACGCAAAATCAAACCGGAAGCATTCAAGTCTGTCCGTACCGTACAGGATGTCGTGGATGCGGTAGAACAGTTGTTGAAAGAACAATAATCAGCCATAAACCATCAGCAAAACAAACAGCAAACATTTGGGTAGTTAATTGAAGTTATTGATTTTATTGCTCCGCATTGCCAATACCGTCATGTTAATCGCCTGGCCTTTCTTGGTCTTCGCGATGGTTAACTACGGTCAATTTCATGCCATGTTAATTGTCATTATTCTGTTTTTTGTTTTGCGACTATGGTTAAGCAAACATCAGACTCACAATCAGCCGAAAACCGGCTGGATATTGCCCATAGCAGGGATAATCTTGGGGCTGGCCAGTTTATTCCTGCGCAATCATCAACTTCTTATGTACTATCCCGTGGTTGTGAATGCTGTTCTGCTGATCCTGTTTAGCAGCTCTTTGCGTTATGGGCCACCTGTCATTGAAAGGATGGCGCGGATCAAAGAGCCTGATTTACCCCCAGAAGGCGTTATCTATACACGTAAAGTGACTTACCTCTGGTGCCTGTTCTTTATGTTCAATGGCACAGTCGCACTTGGAACTTGCCTGTATAGCGATATGACGTTGTGGACGTTGTGGAACGGAATAGTGAGTTACCTATTAATTGGGTTGCTCATTTCCATTGAATGGCTGGTACGCCAACGGGTAAAAAAATGATAAAAGCACGATCAATCTCCCAATGGCTATCGGAAGACAATTGCCCCAACAGGCGAGTCAGTTGGGGGGATCATACGATCGATCATACTGTCAGCCTGAATAAACTTCGGCAGGATGTCACCGCGTTATATCTACGCCTGCAAAACCTGCACGCAGCTTCCCGCTGGGCACTGTGTTTTAATGACAGCTATGACTTCTGTGTCGCACTGCTGGCAACATTACATGCGGGTAAGATCCCGGTGATTCCGGGTCATTGCCGCGAAGCGCAATTGCAGGAACAACAACCCCTGTTTGACGGTGTATTGACGGATCTGCCGCTGACCTTGTCCTGCCCTTGCTGGCAGATTACCCCCCCTAATCCAGAGATGGGTGCGACAGACAAAACTGCACTTAATATCACATTGCCAGCCATTCCGCCTGATGCCACTTTAGTGATGTTCACGTCAGGTTCAACCGGTGTTCCTCAACAAGTCCTTAAATCCGTGGCAGTCATGGATCTTGAATCCCAATGGCTGGCTGCTCTGTGGGGCGATAAGCTGCAATCCTGCGTGATCAGATCCTCGGTCAGCCACCAGCATTTGTATGGTTTGACTTTCCGCATCTGGTTGCCCATGTCACTGGGGTTACCATTTGATCGCAAAATGGTGGAATTTCCCGAACAACTAACCCATAGCCCGCGCTGTGCCCTGATCAGTAGCCCCGCCTTTCTGCAACGGCTTGATGATAAACTTCCCGCCCCGGATTGCCCTTTTGTCGTCTCTGCGGGTGGGCCTTTGCATTTTGCCTATGCACAACGGGCAACGCGGTGGCTCAATACGCCTCCTCATGAAATTTATGGCTGTACCGAAACGGGCATCATGGCCTGGCGAAGCCGTAAAACGGACAACGCAATCTGGACGACATTTGCAGGTGTTTCATTTCAGGAGGATGCCCAAAAGCGTGTACGTGTTTCTTCGCCTCTACTGCCTGATCCCGCTGGCCTGACGCTGGACGATCAGTTGGTCTTCGATGACCAAGGGAATTTTGCCTTATTGGGGCGTCGGGACCGTCTGGTGAAAATTGAAGAAAAGCGCATCTCCCTGTCAGAAATCGAACGCCGTCTGTGTGAAATTTCTGGGATCACGGATGCGGCTGTATTGCCCATTAATCGGGGTAAACGCAATCACATTGGGGCGGTCGTCGTGTTAGAGCATGAAACCTACCAACATTATCAGCAGCAAGGCATTCGCGAGCTGGCAAAAGCGTGGCGTCACCAGTTAAAGCCTTGGCTGGAACCTGTCGCATTACCGCGTTATTGGCGAGTCGTCGAAACCATTCCCTTGAATGCCCAAAGCAAGCGCTCATGGCCTGCATTACAGGAGCTATTTAATGAAACCCATTGAAATTCACCGCGAGCAACCTGCTCAACATGAAGCCATGATACAACTGTATTTAGACCCCACTTTGGATTGGTTCCGGGGACATTTTCCCGTGCAACCCCTTCTGCCGGGCGTGGCTCAAATCGATTGGGTCATGCACTATGCCCAAACCTTGCTGGCACCGGGCTGGTCTTTTTCTTCGATTGAAATGGTGAAATTCCAGTTTCCCCTGCAACCCGGTAACACACTGTTGTTGAAAATCAACTGGGATGAAAAAAAACACCTGCTGACCTTCCGTTATGATCTGGATACCCACAACGGCAGCGAAGGCCAGACTGCCAGCCAAGGAAAGATAAAGTTATGTCGTTGAGCGTGAATACGATGACGCCCTGCGTGGTGATCCCTTGTTATAACCACGGCAAAACCCTGCCTGCGGTACTGGAAAGATTATCCCCTTATCATCTCCACTGTTTTATCGTGGATGATGGCAGTGAGCCTGAAACGCAGCATTGCCTTGAAGGTTTGGCGAAATCCACGCCGAATGTCACGCTTATCCGCCTTGAACACAATCAGGGCAAAGGCGGAGCTGTCATGGCAGGCATGCGGGCAGCCGCAGATTCAGGGTATAGCCATGCTTTACAAGTTGATGCCGATGGTCAGCACTGTCTTGAAGATATTCCCCTGTTTTTGGCAAAGGCGCGGCAGTACCCCAATCACTTAATTTCCGGCCGCCCACAATATGATGTTTCCGTGCCAAAATCCCGCCTGTATGGACGCTATATCACCCATTTCTGGGTTTGGGTGGAAACACTGTCTTTATCTATCAAAGACAGTATGTGTGGTTTTCGGGTTTATCCATTGGCACCGACGCTGCAACTGTTGGCGAACAAAGAAGTTGGCCGTCGCATGGATTTTGATATCGAAATCATGGTGCGGCTCTATTGGCAGGGAACAGAAAGTCAATTTGTGCCGACAAAAGTCACTTATCCTGAAAATGGCCTGTCTCATTTCGATGCCTTGAGGGATAACCTCAGTATCTCATGGATGCACACCCGCCTGTTTTTCGGCATGTTACCGCGCATTCCTTCGCTATTATGGCGTAAACAGTTATGGCGTAAGCACCGTCATTGGTCAGATATTCAAGAACGCAAGGGGTTGCTTGGCATGAAGTTCATGCTGGCCGTTTACCGAGGGTTCGGACGCAAGCCCTTTGAGTGTCTGCTTTACCCGGTTGTTGGCTATTTCTGGGCAACGGGTGGATCGCAGCGGCAGGCATCGCGCCAATACCTTGAGCGACTGAAACAAACCTTGCAACACAAGGGCATCGCTATGCCAAAACACCTTAATAGTTACCGCCACTATCTGCGTTTTGGCAGAGCCATGCTGGATAAAATCGCAAGCTGGCGGGGTGACCTAAAATGGGGCAAAGATATTGCGTTTGCGCAGGGAGCAGAACAGACGCTTTTAGATGGCGATGCCAGCGGGAAACTGTTGTTGGTTTCACATTTGGGGGATATTGAAGTCTGCCGGGCACTGGCTCAACGAGCGGGTAAACAGACGATCAATGCACTGGTTTTTACTGAACATGCTCAACGGTTCAAACAGATCATTGAAGAAGTCTCACCACAGGCGGGGATCAATTTATTGCCGGTAACGGATGTCGGGGCTGATACCGCCATCCTGTTGAAAGAAAAAATTGATGCCGGCGAATGGGTAGCCATTGTCGGTGATCGGGTTGCCGTTAATCTTTCGCGAGCCAACACCCAGCGCGTGGTATGGAGTCAATTTCTCGGTCATCCGGCTCCCTTTCCGCAAGGGCCGTTTATCCTCGCTTCGGTGTTGCGCTGCCCGGTGCTGTTGATGTTCGCTCTCCGGCAAAATAACCAATTCAAAATTTATTGTGAGCACTTTGCCAATCCGCTGGAACTGCCACGTCAACAAAGAGAACAGGCGTTGCAGCAAGCGGTGGATCGCTACGCTTCCCGATTGGAACATTATGCCCTGCAATCCCCGCTTGATTGGTTTAATTTTTTCGACTTTTGGCAATTGCCATCTGCCCGGACAAATAAGGAATAAAAAAATGCTGACTGATCCTCGTTTTACTGCTGAGGTTGAACTAACGGTGCCATTTCATGATGCTGATCCCATGGGCGTGGTGTGGCATGGAAATTACTTCCGCTATTTCGAAATTGCCCGCGAGGCCCTGATGAACCAAATCCATTATGGTTATCGGGAAATGCGTGAATCCGGCTATGTTTGGCCTGTCGTTGACGCCAAAATCAAATACCGAGCCTCCGTGTCCTTTGAACAAAAAATACGTGTCAGGGCCACCATCGAAGAGTTTGAGAATCGCCTGAAAATCGCTTATCAGGTTTTTGATGCCGCCAGCGGAGAGAAAACCACCACAGGCTATACCATTCAGGTCGCCGTTTCTCAAGCAACACGGGAAATGAGCTTTGTCAGCCCGGATATTCTGTTTGAACGCATGGGGGTCAAGCCGTGAAAAAATGGCGCGGGATACTGCTGTTTCTGACAACCAGTTTGCTGACACTCAATAACGTGGCACAGGCCATTACCCTTGATGAATTGCAACAACGGTTCGCTCACCAGCCCGTCGTAAGAGCGCACTTCACCCAAGTGCGACAAATCCAAGGCATGCCTCAACCCCTGTCTTCCAGCGGTGAAATGCTGGTTTCACACTATAAAGGGCTATGGTGGCATCAGCAAAAACCGTTTCCACTGACACTGGTGCTGGATGATAACCGTATGGTGCAAGTGATGGCGGGGCAAACACCCCAAGTGATCACCGCCGATTCCAATCCACAACTGTTTCAGTTCAACCATTTGATGCGGGCGCTGTTTCAGGCCGATCGTGCGGTACTGGAAGAAAATTTCAACATCGAGTTCAATGACCTTGGGCAGGGAAAATGGCGCTTGGTACTGACACCCAAAACCTCGCCTTTGGATAAACTGTTCACGGCGATTACGCTGAACGGTCAGGCTAACCTTGATGCTATTTTACTGACGGATCGCCAAGGTGATCGTACCGAGCTTGCTTTTACCCGACACCAATTAACACCAGAGACGCTGAGCCATGAAGAAGAGCAACGCTTCACATTCTGAGCCACGTCTGCTGGCACGATTCTGGCTGCTAATATGCGCTATCTTGATGGTATTAATGGCCGTCCTGTTGCCCCAATCCCGTCTTTCCACCAGTGTACTGGCATTATTACCGGCACAAAGTGCGGGAAACATGCCACCCGCCTTGCAAGAAGAGTTTATGCAACGTCTTGATCGCCAACTGGTGTGGATGGTGAGTCCGGGGAAAAAAGAGGATAGCGCGCCCGCCCAATATTGGCTGGCACAGTTGCAAAAAGCACCGTTTCTGACCCATGTCAAAGGGCCAATGACGGCAGAACAGCAACAGGCATGGGGGCGTTTTTACTATGAACACCGTAATGCGATGCTCGATCCTGCTACCCGTGCCAGACTGGCAGATGACGGCAATCAGCAAGCAAACTGGGTTTTGTCTCAGGTTTATTCTGCATTTTCCGGCGTCAGCGGGCAGGAGCTGAATAACGATCCCTTGATGCTGGTCAGAGGCTCACAACTGGCACTGCAACAGACATCCAGCCAATTGCGGCTCCAGAACGGCTGGTTAGTGGCCAAAGATCAAGCCGGAAGAAGCTGGTATTTACTTCACGGGGAGTTAAAAAGCGCTTCCTTTGATATGCAGCAGGGGCATCATGCTGTCACTGAATTGGGTCAGTTGCAGCAAGCGCTGAAAGCTCAATTTCCTGACGCCGAAGTGATTTCACGGGGAACCCTGTTTTACAGTGATTACGCGACCCAGCAGGCAAAACACGATATTTCAACCTTGGGCAGCGCCACCGTGCTGGGTGTCTTACTACTTATCTACGGGGTTTTTCGCTCCCTGAAACCATTGTTGCTGTGTGTGCTATCCATCAGTATTGGCGCGCTGGCAGGAACGGTAGTGACGTTGGGGATCTTTGGCGAACTTCATTTTATGACGCTGGTGATGAGCCTTAGTATCATCGGCATTTCTGCGGACTACGCCATTTACTATCTCACCGAACGCATGGTACATGGTCAGGAAGTGACGCCGTGGCAAAGTATGCGGAAGGTTTTGCCAGCCTTATTGATGGCATTGGCAACCACGGTTATTGCCTATCTCATCATGATGTTTGCCCCCTTCCCCGGCTTACGCCAGTTGGCGGTGTTCGCGGCGGCGGGTTTGACCGCTTCCTGCCTGACCGTCGTCTGTTGGTATCCCCGGTTGGCTAAAACCCTGCCAGTGCGCCCTGTCCCCGCCATGATCATATTACTGCGTTGGCTGGCGTTATGGCGGCACAATCGGCGGTTTTATATCGGCCTGCCTGCCGTACTGGCGATTTTTGCACTACTGGGCATGTTCCGTTTGCAAGTCAATGATGACATTGCCCAATTACAGGCGCTGCCACAGGATATCCATCAACAGGAAAAACGCATTGCTGCACTCACCGGACAACGAAGCGATCAAAAATGGTTCGTTATTTACGGTGATGACGCAGAAAAAACGTTGCAACGACTGGAATCCTTTATCCCTGAATTAGAGGCAGAAAAACAGCAAGGTAATCTCAGTCATTACCAACGATTCCCGCTCTCCTCTGTTGTTCAGCAACACAGAGATCTTGAGCTGATCAAAGCCGCTACCCCCAATATCATGGCTCGCCTGACAGAAGCCGGGCTGGCAATCAAACCGCCGGATCTCCACCCCATGACCGTCACGCCAAATGACTGGCTCAACAGTGTGGTCAGTGAAGGCTGGCGTCTGATGTGGATAACCCTGCCAAATGGTCACAGTGGCGTCCTGCTGCCTGTCAACGGCGTTAAAGACAGCGTTTTGATGCGCCAGTTGGCAGAAAAACAGCAAGGCGTCAGTTGGGTTGATCGCAAGCTGGCTTTCGATGAGATGTTTCAATTTTACCGAACCCTGCTTGGCGGGTTGCTGGCAGCTTCTATTGTACTGATCGCCATAAGTTATCTGGTACGGCTCGGCTTGCGTCGCGGAACCATCAGTTTATTGCCGTCCCTGCTATCCCTTGGCTGTGGGATGGCGGTGCTCGGTTTCAGTGGTCATAGCCTGAACTTATTTTCCATATTGGCTCTGGTGCTGGTGCTTGGCATTGGCATCAACTACAGCCTGTTTTTCAGCAATCCCCGTGGTACGCCGCTGACCTCACTCTTGGCGATCAGCGTGGCAATGTGTACCTCATTGCTCACACTGGGCATGTTGATATTCAGTAGCACCCAAGCCATCAGTAGCTTTGGCATCGTGTTATGCAGCGGGATCTTGACCGCTTTCCTGCTATCCCCACTGGCCATGCCTGAGCGCCAAAAAAGGAAAAAGCAATCATGATACGGTTATTCATCCTGTCCCTGACCTGCCTGCTGGCAGCGTGTACGAACTCTCCGCAAGATGGCAGCCCCAGTGCGTGGCTGAAACCGGGTGTACGGGTTTCATTGCCGGAACCGACAATAACGCCGGTGATTAATGAACAGCAACTGTTAACCGCTACCGTAAAAGGCAAACAACAATCGTTGATTGTGCTGCTCAACGCCAATGAACAACACCTGTCGCTGGCCGGACTCTCTTCACTGGGTATCCGGTTGTTCAAATTGGATTACGACAAACAGGGTATTCATACCGAACAGTCCCTTGTCTTGCCGGAACTTCCTCCCGCCAATCAAGTTTTGGCCGATATTATGCTCAGTTATTGGCCTGTTTCTGCCTGGCAGAACCGGCTACCCGATGGCTGGACACTTAAGGACAGTGATAACCTGCGCCAGCTACATGACAAAAAAGGGAAATTAATCACAGAGATTCATTATGATGCCCCAAATGGCAAACGACGTCCGATTCACGTCCGGCAGTTCATTTTTGGTTATGACATCGCCATTCAGCATTTGGAAGAGTAAAACATGATTTATATTTCTGCCGTAGGTATGCTCAATGCCTTGGGCGATAACGTGGATGACATTGCGCAGAATCTCGTGCTCGGTCAAGCCCCCGGCATGTATGAGCGCTCTGGCTGGTTACAACCTGGCAAAACCTGCTGTCTGGGAGGCGTTGACGCTGAATTGCCCGCCATGCCTGACATGCTGTCTGAACACAACAGCCGCAATAATCGGTTGTTACTGGCTGCCTTGATGCAAATAAAGCCACAAGTGGACGAAGCCATCGCCCGTCATGGTCGGGAGCGCATCGCCGTGATCATGGGCACCAGTACATCTGGCCTTGATGAGGGTGATCAGCATGT
This genomic interval from Xenorhabdus doucetiae contains the following:
- a CDS encoding glycosyltransferase family 2 protein, whose product is MSLSVNTMTPCVVIPCYNHGKTLPAVLERLSPYHLHCFIVDDGSEPETQHCLEGLAKSTPNVTLIRLEHNQGKGGAVMAGMRAAADSGYSHALQVDADGQHCLEDIPLFLAKARQYPNHLISGRPQYDVSVPKSRLYGRYITHFWVWVETLSLSIKDSMCGFRVYPLAPTLQLLANKEVGRRMDFDIEIMVRLYWQGTESQFVPTKVTYPENGLSHFDALRDNLSISWMHTRLFFGMLPRIPSLLWRKQLWRKHRHWSDIQERKGLLGMKFMLAVYRGFGRKPFECLLYPVVGYFWATGGSQRQASRQYLERLKQTLQHKGIAMPKHLNSYRHYLRFGRAMLDKIASWRGDLKWGKDIAFAQGAEQTLLDGDASGKLLLVSHLGDIEVCRALAQRAGKQTINALVFTEHAQRFKQIIEEVSPQAGINLLPVTDVGADTAILLKEKIDAGEWVAIVGDRVAVNLSRANTQRVVWSQFLGHPAPFPQGPFILASVLRCPVLLMFALRQNNQFKIYCEHFANPLELPRQQREQALQQAVDRYASRLEHYALQSPLDWFNFFDFWQLPSARTNKE
- a CDS encoding acyl-CoA thioesterase, whose amino-acid sequence is MLTDPRFTAEVELTVPFHDADPMGVVWHGNYFRYFEIAREALMNQIHYGYREMRESGYVWPVVDAKIKYRASVSFEQKIRVRATIEEFENRLKIAYQVFDAASGEKTTTGYTIQVAVSQATREMSFVSPDILFERMGVKP
- a CDS encoding LolA family protein; protein product: MLFLTTSLLTLNNVAQAITLDELQQRFAHQPVVRAHFTQVRQIQGMPQPLSSSGEMLVSHYKGLWWHQQKPFPLTLVLDDNRMVQVMAGQTPQVITADSNPQLFQFNHLMRALFQADRAVLEENFNIEFNDLGQGKWRLVLTPKTSPLDKLFTAITLNGQANLDAILLTDRQGDRTELAFTRHQLTPETLSHEEEQRFTF
- a CDS encoding MMPL family transporter, whose product is MKKSNASHSEPRLLARFWLLICAILMVLMAVLLPQSRLSTSVLALLPAQSAGNMPPALQEEFMQRLDRQLVWMVSPGKKEDSAPAQYWLAQLQKAPFLTHVKGPMTAEQQQAWGRFYYEHRNAMLDPATRARLADDGNQQANWVLSQVYSAFSGVSGQELNNDPLMLVRGSQLALQQTSSQLRLQNGWLVAKDQAGRSWYLLHGELKSASFDMQQGHHAVTELGQLQQALKAQFPDAEVISRGTLFYSDYATQQAKHDISTLGSATVLGVLLLIYGVFRSLKPLLLCVLSISIGALAGTVVTLGIFGELHFMTLVMSLSIIGISADYAIYYLTERMVHGQEVTPWQSMRKVLPALLMALATTVIAYLIMMFAPFPGLRQLAVFAAAGLTASCLTVVCWYPRLAKTLPVRPVPAMIILLRWLALWRHNRRFYIGLPAVLAIFALLGMFRLQVNDDIAQLQALPQDIHQQEKRIAALTGQRSDQKWFVIYGDDAEKTLQRLESFIPELEAEKQQGNLSHYQRFPLSSVVQQHRDLELIKAATPNIMARLTEAGLAIKPPDLHPMTVTPNDWLNSVVSEGWRLMWITLPNGHSGVLLPVNGVKDSVLMRQLAEKQQGVSWVDRKLAFDEMFQFYRTLLGGLLAASIVLIAISYLVRLGLRRGTISLLPSLLSLGCGMAVLGFSGHSLNLFSILALVLVLGIGINYSLFFSNPRGTPLTSLLAISVAMCTSLLTLGMLIFSSTQAISSFGIVLCSGILTAFLLSPLAMPERQKRKKQS
- a CDS encoding DUF3261 domain-containing protein; translated protein: MIRLFILSLTCLLAACTNSPQDGSPSAWLKPGVRVSLPEPTITPVINEQQLLTATVKGKQQSLIVLLNANEQHLSLAGLSSLGIRLFKLDYDKQGIHTEQSLVLPELPPANQVLADIMLSYWPVSAWQNRLPDGWTLKDSDNLRQLHDKKGKLITEIHYDAPNGKRRPIHVRQFIFGYDIAIQHLEE